The following are from one region of the Hydrogenimonas sp. SS33 genome:
- a CDS encoding type II secretion system protein — protein MRRGFTMIELIFVIVILGILAAVAIPKLAATRDDAKISKGLSEISTAINDFGSYYTSRGAFGKVSDMTNVSSFYTDSAAGTSADNTELNNTTASIYYAVPNNNGDNEGCVKFTFTPDGNITVEPDTTNTGNICTGIQGSNTYKNDLNGTKAFGGKRVTF, from the coding sequence ATGCGACGTGGTTTTACAATGATCGAGTTGATCTTCGTGATCGTGATTCTGGGTATTCTGGCGGCGGTTGCCATTCCCAAACTGGCTGCAACGAGGGATGATGCGAAAATCTCTAAAGGGTTGTCTGAAATCAGTACGGCAATCAATGATTTCGGTTCATACTATACATCTCGTGGTGCATTTGGCAAAGTCAGCGATATGACGAATGTTTCGAGTTTCTATACTGATTCGGCTGCAGGAACAAGTGCGGACAATACAGAGCTCAACAATACGACTGCTAGTATTTATTATGCAGTTCCCAATAATAATGGTGACAATGAAGGTTGTGTGAAATTTACCTTCACACCAGATGGAAACATTACTGTAGAACCTGATACCACCAATACAGGTAATATTTGTACAGGCATACAAGGTAGTAATACTTACAAAAACGATTTGAATGGTACA